A segment of the Sphingobacterium oryzagri genome:
TATACTTTCAGCTAAATCCTACAAACAGACCTGTTTCTTAACAAGATAAAAGCGAATTTACAAGTATAAATTTATAGGCTGAGGATAATATAAATGAGGGTATTCGGAACATATCATTTGCAAAGGAAAAAAGTTAGCACCCCTTATGCTTAAATGATAGTCAAGAGTTCCATTTCTTAAGCGGCCAGAACTTAAATCGTAAAGTTTAGCTATTAAAGAACCCGTTTAATTGCACTGGACTTTTTCATAAAGCTCGATGTAATTTGAGATCGCACACACTCACCCATTTCATCCAGAAATTTGGTAAAGCTGGTACGTTTACGTCTTTTTATATCCGTAAAAATTCTGTAGGCTTGGCTGAGATCAATATTGAAACTGGTTTCCAACCATTGAATGATCTCAGAGATTTCAATATCGCCGCCATTTATCCGCTTGGAGTAAAAAAAGCCGTAGGCAAGTTCTACAAGCTCTACCTTATCCCCTATCCACGATCGCGCCCTATTGCCTGAGATCCGTTCTACTATAGCATCTTCAAGTTCGATAGTCATGATTTTGAGTTTGCTATTTATATAATCTGCCAGCATTTCCAATCCCATGAATTTTGCAAAAAGATAGTCCATTTCAGTACTGAAGTTATTTTTACGGAAATGAAGATATTCATTTCCTTGCGGAAAGGCGGTTATCCTACGCCGTAGGAAGTACTCGCTATCTTTCGCCGATTCGCTCGATAGATAATATTGGTAGGCAAAAGCATATCTGGAAAAGTATCGGTGAATAATATTGATTTCATTCATATAATACTGCTTTAAAATCTCTGTAGGACCACTAGGTGTCGCAACTATCAAATAATGTAGCTCCTTGGTATAAACATACCAAGACTGAAATTTTGGTTTAATGTGCTTAAAGAAATAAATTTCTTCATCATCGTCCTTAAACCCATCCGATTCTATCATTTGCCGAACCTTTTCTAATGCGTCTACGGTACATCCGAGGGACTTTTCCAGGGACAAAGTCGATGTATCCATTTGCTCGTTAATAAGGGCTACGTCTATTATCATCTGTTGATAAATTTGCTGAATTTTTTGATCTCGCATAGTAACAAGGATATAAGTATGTGCTAAACATTTATTAATAATTTCACTTTCAGATCATCAAGCTCACGGTGCATATCCTTAAAAAAGTTAACCCTCTTCTTTTCTGAAGTCCTACTAAGGCAGGAAGATTTTTTCATTATTGCTTTTACCCATTTCAGGTTGTCAGCAATGTACTGGCTATCTGATGTAGTTATGCAATTAGTGGTATGGAGTTTTACTGTAGCAACGCTTTGTCCGTCGTAAAAAGATAGCATTTGACTTATTCCCATATCTACAGGCGCCAGGTATAGATCAAACCTTGATTTATCATCCTTTACCTCGCTGGTTGTCCAGCGATGGAGCGCCAAAATAAGTTCATTCAACTGTGACCACAATTTCTGTTTAGATGACCCTTCGGCAAAACTACCTATCTGATCATAATAGTCGAGCAATCCTAGCATTGCATTTGTGGTATGATTTGTCCAAATTTCTCGTGAAGGGATTTCTGTGTACAGTTTATAGATATCATAAAATAATGATTCCAATCCGAAGCGTTTAAGTTCATACAAAAACTCTTCATATTGAAGTGGTCGATCAAAATTTTTAAGCGATTGGCTCCAAACATACAATTTGAAATAGGTCAATTCGGGATATTTGAATAAATGGAACATAGGAATATCCTCGGCACGGAAAAAGATTTCTTTCTTTGCAGCAAATGACATTGTGGTCAGATGCTTTTTAATTTCCAGTAAATGCTTTATGTAGCCATCTATATCAGCAATGTTGAGGTTGTAATACCGAAAGCTTACCAGGCTGTCATTTCCTCGGAATATAGTATCCATTAGAATTCCGTAGTAACCGCTTATCTTCTGTAGCTCCTGGATGGTTAGAAGTACATCGCCTGACTCTCGTCGATAGACGGCATGTCTGCTTATGGATAATACGTCGGCTAGCTCGCCGATCCAAAGCTTTGGAGATCGCGCTCGCTTTTTAATCTCCTGAAATAAGTGTTTTTGAGTTTCCATATATTTTTCTTTTTTAGTAGTGTTATGCACAAAATAAAGAATGGTTAGCGCTACCGCAATTTATTTGTGTAAACAGACAAACCACCATACATAAATCAAAAATATTTGCGGTGTACGTACACCATTTTATTAAAGTTTTATAAAGAGGTCGGTTACCACAAAAGTCCTGTATGCACCTGCGCACACAGAAAAAATATTTTAAAACTGTTCATTTGATTTTTTACTAAATAAAATCAAAAAGTAATGAATGATAATGTTATCGATCACAGTTTGGACCAGTATCTCGTCGAAGATAAAACGCACAAGTTTTCCCGAGTCTACAAATTCGAGAACTCTAATATGCCCATGAATTCAGCCCTACCGATGAGGCAGTTGGCCATATTAAAATTCTTACACCCTTGGATTCCACAGCAGTGCTAAAACGGAATATTTTTGAAGCATGTAATATACCGGAATAGCCTTTAGTATATCCTCTCAAGCATTGAAAACGCCGAAGGTTTACTAAAGCGAAGATCAACAATACCGAACATAGTCCTAAATCGGAGGGCTTGAGAACACCTTCCCACAAAAGATTGGTTGAAAAATAGGCTAAACTCGGAAAAAAATGCTAGATATGAGTGGCTTTCAAAAAACAATTAGAAGCTATTGAAATCCATGTAAAAAATATCCCATTCGCATTGAGGATTAAGGAGGACGATCAAGATAGATATAAAGCTAGAATTTTGATCATGCAATGGTAAAAATGATGCTCCCTCTATTCTTACATTCACAACTGCTACACCACCGGTTCTTGAACGAATTTAGGCATTTTCAACGTTATACATTTCTCGTTGCCTACGACATCAAAACGTACTATTAGTTACCTATTCGCGAGAAAACAACCTCAACGTTACACTATTGAATATTACTTGCATATTGAAATGCCCGACAAATAATCGAAGCCGATAATCCATGCATCCATCTCTAGGATGCTGAACTACAATTAAAGGACAGAAGTAGCTAATTCAATAATTTGAAACATTGTGTATGTAATTTGATGTATTTTCAGCCGCGATCTTTACAGCATTCAATACGCTCATAAAAGAAGTGCGTGTAAAAAAGGCAGAGTCTTGTGACTCTGCCTAGGGGTGCTAACCAAATTGAAAGAACCTTAGTAACATTCAAAAAATTTATACGCTGGAAAAAACAAACAAAATTTGGAAGTCCTATAATGCATCCCATCCGATGTCTAGTTAGAACTAATTAGGAGGACCAAATTTATATATTCGTTAAAACAAATATCGACAGAAAAAAAAGACTACGAAGGGGACATATTGGTTAAATTTCGTGGTATTTTATATCATGAATTATACTTCTTACGTTGTCTAAGCAATCCAGTTATAGATATACTGAATATTGGTATTTCTGATAAACTATATCAAATGTATCAAAAGTCGATCATGATAAACTCCTCTAATGCCACTGATTACCATTAGATAAATTCCAACCTTTAAAAATCCTTTTATACCAATTTTATTGCAGGGTAGTCTCTCGGTAATGCGGTTCGATGTCAACAGCAAAATATGCAAGACTTTTTTTAAACGCCCCAAAAAAGTTAATTTAATCGACTCGCTAATTATATTATCAGGTTAAAGCTTGTCATATTATCAAATAGATGACCAAGCAATATCGAGAAAAGAATCTCTACCGTAGGTATATTAATAGGTTGGTCATCATTACCGAGGAAATGACACTCCAACATATTATCTCCTTTTCTTATCAATACAAATCTGCTACTTTGATAGCGCGACAGAGCAAAAATCGGCCTAGATCTTTTTGCCGTTACTAGAATATCCCCCAGATGAACAAACATATCGCTCGCATTCATTAAGTATTCTTCGAGTGCAGCCTGTAAGACTACACTATCTTCACTTCCAATCAATAATTTCATTACATGATTATAGTTAAACGATTCCAATGCAATACAGAACCAAAATTTAAATGTGTAAATTTTAAAAATTGACCACTGCATCTGTCTTCCTAAAGTGCTTGCAATTCGGCAACCCACTCGTTTCTATTCTTCTCAAAAATATGACAGAGGAAACAATATGGAGAGTTATGATTTCACTTAAAAAGGTGTATATATCACTCCTTCACCATAACGAACGGATAGCTTGCAGCGAAGAATAGTATTTTGAAGGAGCTACCAGTAAACCCCTAAGTTCAGTGTTGTATTTCATTTATCATCCCTCACTCGGCTAATACGTGAAGATGAAACG
Coding sequences within it:
- a CDS encoding RteC domain-containing protein — its product is MRDQKIQQIYQQMIIDVALINEQMDTSTLSLEKSLGCTVDALEKVRQMIESDGFKDDDEEIYFFKHIKPKFQSWYVYTKELHYLIVATPSGPTEILKQYYMNEINIIHRYFSRYAFAYQYYLSSESAKDSEYFLRRRITAFPQGNEYLHFRKNNFSTEMDYLFAKFMGLEMLADYINSKLKIMTIELEDAIVERISGNRARSWIGDKVELVELAYGFFYSKRINGGDIEISEIIQWLETSFNIDLSQAYRIFTDIKRRKRTSFTKFLDEMGECVRSQITSSFMKKSSAIKRVL
- a CDS encoding helix-turn-helix domain-containing protein produces the protein METQKHLFQEIKKRARSPKLWIGELADVLSISRHAVYRRESGDVLLTIQELQKISGYYGILMDTIFRGNDSLVSFRYYNLNIADIDGYIKHLLEIKKHLTTMSFAAKKEIFFRAEDIPMFHLFKYPELTYFKLYVWSQSLKNFDRPLQYEEFLYELKRFGLESLFYDIYKLYTEIPSREIWTNHTTNAMLGLLDYYDQIGSFAEGSSKQKLWSQLNELILALHRWTTSEVKDDKSRFDLYLAPVDMGISQMLSFYDGQSVATVKLHTTNCITTSDSQYIADNLKWVKAIMKKSSCLSRTSEKKRVNFFKDMHRELDDLKVKLLINV